In one window of Chryseobacterium viscerum DNA:
- the coaE gene encoding dephospho-CoA kinase (Dephospho-CoA kinase (CoaE) performs the final step in coenzyme A biosynthesis.) gives MEELHSETQQTEPEPAPKIIGLTGGIGSGKTTVARFIEEFGFPVYYSDDRAKAIVNESEDLKIKIKELLGEESYDENGLYDRKFVASKVFNNSDLLQQLNEIIHPAVRIDFEDWVKKQSKYLVFKETALLFELKLNRQCYKSLLVTAEDNIRAKRVMDRDNKTYREVEAVMEKQMPERDKIKMADCIIYNNTNLEELKEQTEKVIFAIE, from the coding sequence ATGGAAGAATTACATTCAGAAACACAGCAAACTGAACCGGAACCAGCACCCAAAATCATAGGTTTAACAGGCGGAATCGGCTCTGGAAAAACTACAGTAGCCCGCTTTATAGAAGAATTCGGCTTTCCGGTTTATTATTCCGATGACAGAGCCAAGGCAATCGTCAATGAGAGCGAAGATCTGAAAATAAAGATCAAGGAGCTTCTTGGTGAAGAATCTTATGATGAAAATGGATTGTATGACAGAAAATTTGTTGCCAGTAAAGTTTTCAACAATAGTGATCTGCTCCAGCAATTAAATGAAATCATACACCCGGCTGTACGAATTGATTTTGAGGATTGGGTTAAGAAACAAAGCAAATATCTGGTTTTCAAAGAAACCGCATTATTGTTTGAACTCAAACTTAACAGACAATGTTATAAATCTCTTTTGGTAACGGCTGAGGATAATATCAGGGCTAAAAGAGTAATGGATAGAGATAACAAAACCTACCGTGAGGTAGAGGCTGTCATGGAAAAGCAGATGCCTGAAAGGGATAAAATTAAAATGGCAGATTGTATCATCTACAACAATACCAATCTGGAAGAATTAAAAGAACAAACTGAAAAAGTAATCTTTGCTATTGAATAG
- a CDS encoding T9SS type A sorting domain-containing protein — protein ANPIDQTGIMIYPNPVSSILFVKNISKRAKYKIYNAAGQVIADGILLNNQINVSRLINGVYVIDIDDNGKTVQKKFIKE, from the coding sequence TGCTAATCCAATTGATCAGACAGGTATTATGATTTATCCTAACCCGGTAAGCTCAATATTGTTTGTGAAAAATATCAGCAAGAGAGCTAAATATAAGATCTACAATGCTGCCGGACAGGTAATTGCTGACGGTATCTTACTCAACAACCAAATCAACGTAAGCAGATTGATTAACGGTGTTTATGTAATCGATATCGATGATAACGGTAAAACTGTTCAAAAGAAATTTATCAAAGAATAG
- a CDS encoding FMN-binding negative transcriptional regulator, with protein sequence MFIPKLYRSEDYNLMREIIKENSFALLISSVDKIRATHAMMMLNEDDPENAYIETHISRANPQAKTLKNGDEVLCDFLGAHTYISSSWYDHINVSTWNYEAVQIYGKIELMNHDELYAHLDKLTSKYEKFQQCPMMVKDMGKEFVEKEMKGAFGIKIIPNEIFIKQKLSQNRKEADYDSIINHLERSDDNARKIAKKMNTIKK encoded by the coding sequence GAAAACTCATTTGCTTTACTGATTTCTTCCGTTGACAAAATCCGGGCGACTCATGCCATGATGATGTTGAATGAAGATGATCCGGAAAATGCTTATATTGAAACTCATATTTCGAGAGCTAATCCACAGGCGAAAACCTTAAAAAACGGAGATGAAGTTCTTTGTGATTTTTTAGGAGCCCACACTTACATATCCAGCAGCTGGTACGATCATATCAATGTCTCCACCTGGAATTATGAAGCAGTGCAGATCTACGGAAAGATTGAATTGATGAATCATGACGAGCTTTATGCTCATCTGGACAAATTGACATCCAAATATGAAAAATTTCAGCAATGTCCGATGATGGTGAAGGATATGGGAAAAGAATTTGTGGAAAAGGAAATGAAGGGGGCTTTTGGCATTAAAATAATTCCTAACGAAATATTTATCAAGCAAAAACTTTCTCAGAACAGAAAAGAGGCTGATTATGATAGCATTATCAACCATCTTGAGCGTTCTGATGATAACGCAAGAAAGATTGCGAAAAAAATGAATACAATAAAAAAATAA
- a CDS encoding MBL fold metallo-hydrolase, which yields MKLYPIQCGKFKLDGGAMFGVVPKSLWEKTNPADEKNLIELGTRSLLIEDGKKLILVDCGLGNKQDDKFFGHYSLWGDDTLDKNLKKYGFIKEDITDVFLTHLHFDHCGGAIEWNDDKTGYRPAFKNANFWTNENHWQWATEPNAREKASFLKENIMPMQESGQLNFLPLPTTGNYGFAPDLKMDVIFVDGHTEKQMLPVIQYQEKTVVFAADLIPTAGHINPVYVMGYDTRPLLTMEEKGKFLKQCVDNEYLLFFEHDAHNELASLKMTDKGVRLDETFSFNDVFGY from the coding sequence ATGAAGTTATATCCAATACAATGTGGAAAATTTAAACTGGACGGCGGTGCTATGTTCGGAGTCGTCCCGAAGAGTCTGTGGGAAAAAACAAACCCGGCAGACGAAAAAAACCTAATCGAACTGGGAACACGTTCCCTGCTTATTGAAGACGGAAAAAAACTAATTCTGGTAGACTGCGGTCTTGGTAACAAACAGGATGATAAGTTTTTCGGACACTATTCTCTTTGGGGAGATGATACTCTTGATAAAAATCTAAAGAAATACGGTTTTATAAAGGAAGATATTACGGATGTATTCCTTACCCACCTTCACTTCGACCACTGTGGTGGTGCTATTGAATGGAATGATGACAAAACCGGATACAGACCTGCTTTCAAAAATGCCAACTTCTGGACTAATGAAAATCACTGGCAATGGGCAACAGAACCAAATGCAAGGGAAAAAGCCAGTTTCCTGAAAGAAAACATTATGCCGATGCAGGAAAGTGGTCAGCTTAATTTTTTACCGCTCCCTACTACCGGCAACTATGGTTTTGCTCCGGATCTGAAGATGGATGTCATCTTTGTAGACGGTCATACAGAAAAACAGATGCTTCCGGTGATCCAATATCAGGAAAAAACAGTTGTTTTTGCTGCAGATCTTATTCCTACAGCAGGACATATCAACCCTGTGTATGTGATGGGATATGATACCAGACCTCTTTTAACAATGGAAGAAAAAGGAAAATTCCTTAAGCAGTGTGTAGATAACGAATATTTATTGTTCTTTGAACATGATGCCCATAACGAGCTTGCAAGTCTTAAAATGACCGACAAAGGGGTAAGACTTGATGAAACGTTTAGCTTTAATGATGTTTTTGGATATTAA